From Desulfovibrio aminophilus, one genomic window encodes:
- a CDS encoding class II aldolase/adducin family protein: protein MDRILKSFAARLAAAGLAGPGDALFLGQDDAVACNEPGHPDRDVAEAALRALQASALACVRPAEPYRTILDFLLTRHPEIITPGDCETRLFLHDLPVARDFSAEAMTGALRRRKGVILPGPRLAAPGSVGPEQAFVTVSSMCFAAFVLFFEEYLDDLRHGRTTPEQREAFARAVSHLPGARADRPALARGPFQDAAQARRAMLEAGRATVAFGLVDSYFGNISCKLGGVVHISQTGSSLDELAGCIDACPLDGSSCAGLTASSELAAHAGIYAADPTAACILHGHPRFAVILSLDCDLPDCPDRGRCHLDCPRPRRAGGAPVVPGEVGTGPRGLCHTLPPALASERAAIVLGHGLFATGRTDFNEAFAHLADTENACREEYFRRVRDLGG from the coding sequence ATGGACCGCATCCTGAAATCCTTCGCCGCGCGCCTGGCCGCCGCCGGTCTGGCCGGGCCCGGGGACGCGCTGTTCCTGGGCCAGGACGACGCCGTGGCCTGCAACGAGCCCGGCCACCCGGACCGGGACGTCGCCGAGGCCGCTTTGCGCGCGCTTCAGGCCAGCGCCCTGGCCTGCGTGCGCCCGGCCGAGCCGTACCGGACCATCCTGGACTTCCTCCTGACCCGCCACCCGGAGATCATCACCCCGGGAGACTGCGAAACGCGGCTCTTTCTCCACGACCTGCCCGTGGCCCGGGATTTCTCGGCCGAGGCCATGACCGGGGCGCTCCGGCGGCGCAAAGGCGTGATCCTGCCCGGCCCGCGCTTGGCGGCCCCGGGATCGGTGGGGCCGGAGCAGGCCTTCGTCACGGTCAGCTCCATGTGCTTCGCGGCCTTCGTGCTCTTCTTCGAGGAATACCTGGATGACCTGCGCCATGGCCGGACCACGCCGGAGCAGCGCGAGGCCTTCGCCCGGGCCGTGTCCCACCTGCCCGGAGCGCGCGCGGACCGGCCCGCCCTGGCCAGGGGGCCGTTCCAGGACGCGGCCCAGGCCCGGCGGGCCATGCTGGAGGCCGGACGGGCCACGGTGGCCTTCGGCCTGGTGGACTCCTATTTCGGCAACATCTCCTGCAAGCTCGGCGGAGTCGTGCACATCAGCCAGACCGGCAGCTCCCTGGACGAACTGGCGGGCTGCATCGACGCCTGTCCCCTGGACGGCTCGAGTTGCGCCGGGCTCACGGCCTCCAGCGAGTTGGCGGCCCACGCCGGGATCTACGCCGCCGACCCCACGGCCGCCTGCATCCTGCACGGCCACCCGAGGTTCGCGGTGATCCTCTCCCTGGACTGCGACCTGCCGGACTGCCCGGATCGCGGCCGCTGCCACCTCGACTGTCCGCGCCCCCGGCGGGCGGGCGGCGCGCCGGTGGTGCCCGGCGAGGTGGGCACGGGCCCGCGCGGGCTCTGCCACACCCTGCCCCCGGCCCTGGCATCGGAGCGGGCGGCCATCGTCCTGGGCCACGGCCTGTTCGCCACCGGCCGGACGGACTTCAACGAGGCCTTCGCCCACCTGGCGGACACCGAGAACGCCTGCCGCGAGGAATACTTCCGCCGCGTGCGCGACCTGGGGGGCTGA
- a CDS encoding YitT family protein, with the protein MNAKRSAPLDFTYSPAWNVLLLTVGAFVFTLGTKGVAVHHGFVTGGVFGTALLLSYLGTGLPAAVWYFLLNVPLFILGWIFVSRRFFFYSLYAMLMTAAFHQFLPVNLGVHGQLYAAVAAGVLCGGGTGMMLRSLGSGGGLDVVAVILNRRWGFGVGRFFFLYNAALFLLTLVNLPVDLVIASLILVFISSTVVDYVLSLFSQRKIAFIISERSEEIAKVILDDLKRGATFLKARGAFSGMDRNIVMTVINNIQLKRLEELVFTTDPEALFIVENTFSVLGGGFAKRKMY; encoded by the coding sequence ATGAACGCCAAACGCTCCGCACCGCTCGACTTCACCTATTCCCCGGCCTGGAACGTGCTGCTCTTGACCGTGGGGGCCTTCGTCTTCACCCTGGGCACCAAGGGCGTGGCCGTGCACCACGGCTTCGTCACCGGCGGCGTCTTCGGCACCGCGCTCCTGCTCTCCTACCTGGGCACGGGCCTCCCGGCCGCGGTCTGGTATTTCCTGCTCAACGTGCCGCTGTTCATCCTGGGCTGGATCTTCGTCAGCAGGCGCTTCTTCTTCTACAGCCTCTACGCCATGCTCATGACCGCCGCGTTCCACCAGTTCCTGCCGGTGAACCTCGGGGTGCATGGGCAGCTCTACGCCGCCGTGGCCGCCGGGGTGCTCTGCGGCGGCGGCACGGGCATGATGCTGCGCTCCCTGGGCTCGGGCGGCGGCCTGGACGTGGTGGCCGTGATCCTCAACCGGCGCTGGGGCTTCGGCGTGGGCCGCTTCTTCTTCCTCTACAACGCCGCGCTCTTCCTGCTCACCCTGGTGAACCTGCCGGTGGACCTGGTCATCGCCTCCCTGATCCTGGTCTTCATCTCCTCCACCGTGGTGGACTATGTGCTGTCCCTGTTCAGCCAGCGCAAGATCGCCTTCATCATCTCGGAGAGGAGCGAGGAGATCGCCAAGGTCATCCTCGACGACCTCAAGCGCGGGGCCACCTTCCTCAAGGCCCGGGGGGCCTTCTCGGGCATGGACCGGAACATCGTCATGACCGTGATCAACAACATCCAGCTCAAGCGCCTGGAAGAGCTGGTCTTCACCACGGATCCCGAGGCCCTGTTCATCGTGGAGAACACCTTCAGCGTGTTGGGGGGGGGCTTCGCCAAGCGCAAGATGTACTGA
- a CDS encoding YheT family hydrolase gives MSIFPSSASPLACVLGHAETLFAGLLRRSPQLELERERLELPDGDFLDLDWSRSGSRRLALLTHGLEGHSRRPYVLGMARALRDAGFDVLARNLRGCSGELNRLPTAYHSGETGDLDQVLGHALAAGGYESVALVGFSIGGNQTLRYLGEDPDRVPRAVAASVCISVPCDLPSSERELARRSNRIYVLNFLKTLREKLREKNRRFPGLVDPERLEAVRDLRTFDDLFTAPRHGFRDAAHYYAAASSRPVLGAIRVPTLLLNARNDPFLPPECFPEAEARANPMLFLETPARGGHVGFVPPRPGLYRSEARALEFLARML, from the coding sequence ATGAGCATCTTCCCCTCATCCGCATCGCCACTGGCCTGCGTCCTCGGCCACGCCGAGACGCTTTTCGCCGGGCTGCTGCGGCGGTCGCCGCAACTGGAGCTGGAGCGCGAGCGGCTGGAACTGCCCGACGGCGACTTCCTGGACCTGGACTGGAGCCGGAGCGGATCGCGGCGGCTGGCCCTGCTGACCCACGGCCTGGAGGGGCACTCCCGGCGGCCCTACGTCCTGGGCATGGCCCGGGCCCTGCGCGACGCCGGATTCGACGTGTTGGCCCGCAATCTGCGCGGCTGCTCCGGGGAGCTGAACCGCCTGCCCACGGCCTACCACAGCGGCGAGACCGGGGACCTGGACCAGGTCCTGGGCCACGCCCTGGCGGCGGGCGGCTACGAGAGCGTGGCGCTGGTGGGCTTCAGCATCGGCGGCAACCAGACCCTGCGCTACCTGGGCGAGGACCCGGACCGCGTGCCCAGGGCCGTGGCCGCCTCGGTCTGCATCTCCGTGCCCTGCGACCTGCCCTCCTCGGAGCGCGAGCTCGCCCGGCGGAGCAACCGCATCTACGTGCTGAACTTTCTCAAGACGCTGCGGGAGAAGCTGCGCGAGAAGAACCGCCGCTTTCCCGGACTGGTGGACCCGGAGCGGCTGGAGGCCGTGCGCGACCTGCGCACCTTCGACGACCTCTTCACCGCGCCCCGCCACGGCTTCCGCGACGCGGCCCACTACTACGCCGCGGCCTCCTCGCGGCCCGTGCTCGGCGCGATCCGCGTGCCCACCCTGCTGCTCAACGCGCGCAACGACCCCTTCCTGCCCCCGGAGTGCTTTCCAGAGGCCGAGGCCAGGGCCAATCCCATGCTCTTCCTGGAGACGCCCGCCCGGGGCGGGCACGTGGGCTTCGTGCCGCCGAGGCCGGGGCTCTACCGGTCCGAGGCCCGGGCGCTGGAGTTCCTGGCCCGGATGCTCTGA
- a CDS encoding glycine betaine ABC transporter substrate-binding protein has translation MTLKRLPAALALACALALGLLAPAQAAKGKVKLAYVEWDCAAASTNVAKAVLQEKLGYDVEILPVTAAAMWQAVATGDVDGMVTAWLPVTHGDYLKKVAGKVVDLGPLARGARIGLVAPDYVTIDSIGQMNGAAEKFGGKIIGIDPGAGIMSKTEQAIKDYGLSKFELVEGSGATMTAALADAVKNKRWIAVTGWTPHWMFGRWRLKYLDDPKKVYGGEETINTVVRRGLKKDMPEVYDFLDRFQWTTDQMAVVMNWNQEPGADRYANAKRFIEENPELVRSWLGK, from the coding sequence ATGACCCTGAAACGACTGCCCGCCGCCCTGGCCCTGGCCTGCGCGCTGGCCCTGGGGCTGCTGGCCCCGGCCCAGGCCGCGAAGGGCAAGGTCAAGCTGGCCTATGTGGAGTGGGATTGCGCCGCCGCGAGCACCAATGTGGCCAAGGCCGTGCTCCAGGAAAAGCTGGGCTACGACGTGGAAATTCTGCCCGTGACCGCCGCCGCCATGTGGCAGGCAGTGGCCACCGGCGACGTGGACGGCATGGTCACGGCCTGGCTGCCGGTGACCCACGGCGACTATCTGAAGAAGGTGGCCGGAAAGGTCGTGGACCTGGGGCCCCTGGCCCGGGGCGCGCGCATCGGTCTGGTGGCGCCTGACTACGTGACCATCGACTCCATCGGGCAGATGAACGGCGCGGCGGAGAAGTTCGGCGGCAAGATCATCGGCATCGATCCCGGAGCGGGCATTATGTCCAAGACCGAACAGGCCATCAAGGACTACGGCCTGTCCAAGTTCGAATTGGTGGAGGGCAGCGGCGCGACCATGACCGCGGCCCTGGCCGACGCGGTGAAGAACAAGCGCTGGATCGCGGTCACTGGCTGGACCCCGCACTGGATGTTCGGCCGCTGGCGGCTCAAGTACCTGGACGACCCGAAGAAGGTCTACGGCGGCGAGGAGACCATCAACACCGTGGTGCGCAGGGGGCTCAAGAAGGACATGCCCGAGGTTTACGACTTCCTGGACCGTTTCCAGTGGACCACGGACCAGATGGCCGTGGTCATGAACTGGAACCAGGAGCCCGGCGCGGACCGCTACGCCAACGCCAAGCGTTTTATCGAGGAAAACCCCGAATTGGTGCGTTCCTGGCTGGGAAAGTGA
- a CDS encoding multidrug resistance efflux transporter family protein translates to MLRALLLGVLSAFFFSSTFVLNRAMSLEGGHWAWTAALRYAYMLLMLLAWLGITRQGAVLRGVRDALRSRPLFWMLTGSVGFGVFYAPLCYSATRMPGWVVAATWQATILATPLVLLLFGRKVPTRGMAFTGLIFLGIVLVNLEQAGGFGDAAGLILGVLPVLLAALAYPLGNQLAWEARSDAARGGPEAANPALESGPGLVLLLCLGSLPFWLALLLIVRPEAPADGQWVQTALVAFLAGVVATSLFLHARNRARSSYELAAVDATQSMEVVFSLVGEVLFLHAAPPGLLGFSGIALVTLGLVLYVARQTAGRKAGG, encoded by the coding sequence ATGCTCCGCGCCCTGCTCCTCGGCGTCCTCTCCGCCTTCTTCTTCAGCAGCACCTTCGTGCTCAACCGGGCCATGAGCCTGGAGGGCGGGCACTGGGCCTGGACCGCGGCCCTGCGCTACGCTTACATGCTGCTCATGCTCCTGGCCTGGCTGGGGATCACCCGCCAGGGAGCGGTGCTGCGCGGGGTGCGGGACGCGTTGCGCTCCCGCCCGTTGTTCTGGATGCTCACCGGAAGCGTGGGCTTCGGCGTGTTCTACGCCCCGCTCTGCTACAGCGCCACGCGCATGCCCGGCTGGGTCGTGGCCGCCACCTGGCAGGCCACCATCCTGGCCACGCCCCTGGTCCTGCTCCTCTTCGGCCGCAAGGTGCCCACCCGGGGAATGGCCTTCACCGGCCTCATCTTCCTGGGCATCGTGCTGGTGAACCTGGAGCAGGCCGGAGGATTCGGGGACGCGGCCGGGCTGATCCTGGGGGTGCTGCCGGTGCTGCTGGCGGCCCTGGCCTATCCCCTGGGCAACCAGCTGGCCTGGGAGGCCCGGAGCGACGCCGCGCGCGGCGGACCGGAGGCGGCCAACCCGGCCCTGGAGAGCGGCCCGGGGCTCGTGCTCCTGCTCTGCCTCGGCTCCCTGCCCTTCTGGCTCGCGCTGCTCCTGATCGTGCGGCCGGAGGCCCCGGCCGACGGGCAGTGGGTTCAGACCGCCCTGGTGGCCTTCCTGGCCGGGGTGGTGGCCACGAGCCTGTTCCTGCACGCCCGCAACCGCGCCCGCTCCTCCTACGAGCTGGCCGCCGTGGACGCCACGCAGTCCATGGAGGTGGTCTTCTCCCTCGTCGGGGAAGTCCTGTTCCTCCACGCCGCGCCGCCCGGCCTCCTGGGCTTTTCGGGCATCGCGCTGGTGACGCTGGGGCTGGTTCTTTACGTGGCCCGGCAGACGGCCGGACGCAAGGCGGGCGGCTAG
- a CDS encoding M48 family metallopeptidase, which translates to MSVKKEIDVSRRNLLFGAFRRLRGEEAEGRPQARSSETLPLLNEANAAFDSGDFAAATPKYRELLQKEPENREARRRLGRCLYGEGKFVQAKVEFERVLRADREDNEAWLFLGLTLARGGSPAKAVSVWKNFKDMRNVPLVREINLQAALLEESEEPDGVRIADAVESVLRNPA; encoded by the coding sequence ATGTCCGTCAAGAAAGAGATCGATGTTTCCCGCCGCAACCTGCTCTTCGGGGCCTTCCGCCGCCTGCGCGGGGAGGAGGCCGAGGGCCGTCCCCAGGCCCGCAGTTCCGAGACCCTGCCGCTGCTGAACGAGGCCAACGCGGCCTTCGATTCCGGCGACTTCGCCGCGGCCACGCCCAAGTACCGCGAGTTGCTCCAGAAGGAGCCCGAGAACCGCGAGGCGCGTCGCCGCCTGGGGCGCTGCCTCTACGGCGAGGGCAAGTTCGTGCAGGCCAAGGTGGAGTTCGAGCGGGTGCTGCGCGCGGACCGCGAGGACAACGAGGCCTGGCTCTTCCTGGGCCTGACCCTGGCCCGTGGCGGCAGCCCGGCCAAGGCCGTGTCGGTCTGGAAGAACTTCAAGGACATGCGCAACGTTCCCCTGGTGCGCGAGATCAACCTCCAGGCCGCCCTGCTGGAGGAGAGCGAAGAGCCGGACGGGGTTCGGATCGCGGACGCCGTGGAGTCGGTGCTGCGGAATCCGGCCTAG
- a CDS encoding ABC transporter permease subunit, producing MSIPRLPLGPAIESVIDFLVDHFAFLTKAFSKVTGRGLEVLEASFALLPPWLFILLAAGLVWLVSRSRGVTFFSLLGLGLIWNLGLWPATLSTIALVLAATCLAILIGVPLGILAAMSRPLARCIMPVLDVMQTMPAFVYLIPAIPFFGLGKVAAIFSTVIFSMPPAIRLTCLGIRQVPPELTECAEAFGSSRWQRLVKLELPLAAPTIMAGVNQTIMLALSMVVIAAMIGAKGLGGEVWKAIQRLQMGNGFEAGIGIVIVAIILDRVLQKAGARWRS from the coding sequence GTGAGCATTCCCCGTCTTCCCCTGGGGCCGGCCATCGAGTCGGTCATCGATTTCCTCGTGGACCACTTCGCCTTCCTGACCAAGGCGTTCTCGAAGGTCACCGGGCGCGGCCTGGAGGTCCTGGAGGCCTCCTTCGCCCTGTTGCCGCCGTGGCTCTTCATCCTTCTGGCCGCCGGGCTGGTCTGGCTCGTGTCCCGCAGCCGGGGCGTGACGTTCTTCTCCCTGCTGGGCCTGGGACTCATCTGGAACCTCGGACTCTGGCCCGCGACCCTGAGCACCATCGCCCTGGTCCTGGCCGCCACCTGTCTGGCCATCCTCATCGGCGTCCCCCTCGGCATCCTGGCGGCCATGAGCCGTCCCCTGGCCCGCTGCATCATGCCCGTGCTGGACGTGATGCAGACCATGCCCGCCTTCGTCTACCTCATCCCGGCCATCCCGTTCTTCGGCCTGGGCAAGGTGGCGGCCATCTTCTCCACGGTGATCTTCTCCATGCCCCCGGCCATCCGGCTCACCTGCCTGGGCATCCGGCAGGTCCCCCCGGAGTTGACGGAGTGCGCCGAGGCCTTCGGCTCCAGCCGCTGGCAGCGGCTGGTCAAGTTGGAGCTCCCCCTGGCCGCGCCGACCATCATGGCTGGAGTGAACCAGACCATCATGCTGGCCCTGTCCATGGTGGTCATCGCGGCCATGATCGGAGCCAAGGGCCTGGGCGGAGAGGTCTGGAAGGCCATCCAGCGCCTTCAGATGGGCAACGGCTTCGAGGCGGGCATCGGGATCGTCATCGTGGCCATCATCCTCGACCGGGTTCTGCAGAAGGCCGGAGCCCGCTGGAGATCGTAG
- a CDS encoding DUF2339 domain-containing protein: MWFIALLSGGLLGAAFNVKVSLVLAAFGALAGAIWQELTKFKREHENKKLLEDTLQQLSKRIDALERQTNANAVVHEHSALQASPATAATRHSPAPVVPPAPSQEVHVAPSPASNSPTPPPPSPQEIVGTDPESSYEFIIEDPLSRLWRKIKGDNPLMRVGLLVLFLGLAFFASYAVEHDFLPIPLRIMGIATSGLALLGIGWRLRTRRPEYALALQGGGVGVLYLAVYAALRLYALISPTPAFVLFASIALFAAILALSQGSQSLAFIGTVAGFATPILASTGSGSHIQLFSFYALLNLGIFGMAWRKSWPRLSLAGMVFTFFLSLQWAVRYYRPEFFASTEPFLVGFFLLYLAVAVLHSWNAAQNPWRSLNGPLIFLPPLAAFGLQNALVADTQYGLTYTSLGMGAIYLLLAWVLSRRRKESLKPLLECLFALGVGFLALAIALGLDGRWSAAFWALGGLGLFWTGARQKYRLAISFGLLLQLAAGLLFLISPRLEAFFLGPMEADTLGMALIAASGLLTAWVTRHAEWGKVFQSATTPLERFFFIWGCLWWLTAGFRAIGLSAPPQMVPAARVLFMAICALGADITARKTAWELPARAAMLLLPGMLALFFQRLSLGTPPSAYLGWLVWPVALGAHFFHLWYEDNKPTSIQTPRSLMVLWHILGFWLLMLIASQELRLRLQGWITAGSAWDMLAWAASPCAALCMLTISADSSHWPFTRWRKEYVRSAGVLPATALLLWCILAGLGNPGDVAPLPFLPLFNPLDVALFGVLLATIRWCMALRHEGLGLLEPVQFKRTMLLHGVLAFAILNGAFLRTVHHFLGVPYRFTAFITSDSVQAGLSILWGLLGISSMLIATRNHWRTLWLAGSTFMVLVVIKLFLVDMANRGAVERIVSFIVIGVLLLAVGYFSPLPPKKMDASE; encoded by the coding sequence ATGTGGTTCATCGCACTCCTCAGCGGCGGACTCCTGGGAGCCGCTTTCAACGTAAAAGTTTCACTGGTCTTGGCCGCGTTTGGTGCATTGGCTGGAGCCATCTGGCAGGAATTGACCAAGTTCAAGAGGGAACACGAGAATAAGAAGCTCCTGGAGGACACTCTCCAACAACTATCCAAAAGAATTGACGCCTTGGAACGGCAAACCAACGCCAACGCCGTTGTGCACGAACACAGTGCGCTCCAGGCGTCTCCCGCCACAGCCGCGACGAGGCATTCTCCAGCCCCCGTTGTGCCGCCTGCGCCCTCACAGGAAGTCCATGTCGCCCCATCACCGGCCTCGAATAGCCCGACACCTCCGCCTCCGTCCCCACAAGAAATCGTCGGCACCGATCCCGAGTCATCTTATGAATTCATCATAGAAGATCCACTCAGCCGCCTCTGGCGCAAGATTAAAGGCGACAACCCGCTGATGCGGGTGGGCCTCCTCGTGCTTTTTCTCGGACTCGCTTTCTTCGCCAGCTATGCTGTGGAACACGACTTCCTTCCCATCCCGTTGCGTATCATGGGCATTGCCACCAGCGGCCTAGCCCTGCTGGGAATCGGCTGGCGTCTGCGAACCCGGCGGCCGGAATACGCTCTTGCCCTGCAAGGCGGAGGCGTCGGAGTGCTCTACCTCGCGGTCTATGCAGCCCTCCGTCTCTATGCTCTCATCTCCCCGACTCCCGCTTTCGTTCTCTTTGCTTCCATAGCCTTGTTCGCCGCAATTTTGGCCCTGTCGCAAGGCTCCCAATCCTTGGCCTTTATCGGCACAGTTGCGGGATTCGCCACCCCTATCTTGGCTTCAACAGGCTCGGGCAGCCACATCCAGCTGTTTTCTTTTTACGCCCTGCTCAACCTGGGCATCTTCGGCATGGCTTGGCGAAAAAGCTGGCCTCGCCTGTCCCTGGCCGGGATGGTCTTCACCTTTTTTCTCAGCCTGCAATGGGCAGTCCGTTATTATCGACCGGAATTTTTTGCCAGCACGGAACCATTCCTTGTGGGCTTCTTCCTCCTCTATCTAGCCGTCGCCGTGCTGCATTCATGGAACGCCGCCCAAAATCCCTGGCGATCACTGAACGGCCCGTTGATCTTCCTGCCGCCTTTGGCCGCCTTCGGTTTGCAAAACGCCTTGGTCGCCGACACGCAATACGGGCTGACTTACACCAGCCTGGGCATGGGCGCGATCTACCTCCTCCTGGCCTGGGTTTTGTCACGTCGCCGAAAAGAATCCCTCAAACCTCTGCTGGAATGTCTTTTCGCACTCGGGGTGGGCTTTCTGGCCCTAGCGATCGCCTTAGGCCTGGACGGTCGCTGGTCGGCGGCCTTCTGGGCATTGGGAGGGCTGGGTTTGTTCTGGACCGGCGCGCGCCAGAAATATCGTTTGGCCATCTCCTTTGGATTGTTGCTGCAACTGGCAGCGGGTCTGCTTTTCCTCATCTCGCCCCGCCTTGAGGCCTTTTTCCTGGGGCCAATGGAAGCCGACACGTTGGGTATGGCGCTCATCGCGGCCTCGGGCCTTCTCACGGCCTGGGTCACCCGCCACGCCGAATGGGGCAAGGTCTTCCAAAGTGCCACCACACCCTTGGAGCGTTTTTTCTTCATCTGGGGCTGCTTATGGTGGCTGACCGCAGGCTTCCGCGCAATCGGCCTTTCAGCTCCGCCGCAAATGGTCCCCGCCGCGCGCGTACTCTTTATGGCCATTTGCGCCCTGGGTGCGGACATCACGGCGCGCAAGACGGCCTGGGAACTACCCGCCCGGGCGGCCATGCTACTCCTCCCGGGCATGCTCGCGCTGTTTTTCCAACGCCTTTCCCTGGGCACCCCTCCCTCCGCCTATCTGGGGTGGCTGGTTTGGCCTGTGGCTCTCGGTGCCCATTTCTTCCATCTGTGGTACGAAGACAACAAGCCGACATCAATCCAGACACCCAGGTCTCTCATGGTGCTCTGGCACATCCTTGGATTTTGGCTGCTCATGCTTATCGCGAGCCAGGAGCTGCGACTGCGCCTCCAAGGCTGGATCACTGCCGGATCCGCGTGGGACATGTTGGCCTGGGCAGCCTCTCCATGCGCCGCCCTATGCATGCTCACCATCTCGGCCGACAGCAGCCACTGGCCGTTTACCCGCTGGCGCAAGGAATATGTCCGCTCCGCAGGAGTGCTTCCGGCCACGGCCCTGCTCTTATGGTGCATCCTCGCCGGTCTGGGCAACCCAGGCGACGTCGCCCCTCTGCCGTTCTTGCCTCTTTTCAACCCCTTGGACGTGGCGCTTTTTGGAGTTCTGTTGGCGACCATTCGCTGGTGCATGGCCTTGCGACATGAGGGATTGGGCCTCTTGGAACCGGTCCAGTTCAAAAGGACCATGCTCCTGCACGGAGTTCTAGCCTTTGCGATCCTCAACGGTGCGTTCTTGCGGACCGTACATCATTTCCTGGGAGTGCCTTACCGCTTTACGGCATTCATAACTTCAGACTCCGTGCAAGCGGGATTGAGCATTCTCTGGGGCTTGCTGGGCATCTCGTCCATGCTCATCGCAACCCGCAACCACTGGCGCACACTCTGGTTAGCGGGTTCTACTTTCATGGTCCTCGTGGTGATCAAGCTCTTCCTTGTAGATATGGCCAACAGAGGGGCTGTGGAACGCATCGTTTCTTTCATTGTCATCGGCGTGCTGCTCCTGGCCGTGGGATACTTTTCACCTCTGCCCCCAAAAAAAATGGACGCCTCGGAATGA
- a CDS encoding aldehyde ferredoxin oxidoreductase C-terminal domain-containing protein, whose translation MHGWTGSILTADLTTRTQGVLHPSEETLRLFPGGRALAGHLLRPRVGLPWDHPDMPVIFMAGPLTGTGAPCSGRCHVASRSPLTGAPGDASTGGNLGPALKSASWDGLVLTGASDALLGLEITSGGVRFVEAEALRGADTEAVFTALPGWDSLACVGPAAENGALSASIVVDRLQAAERCGLGLCLAAKGCKYLAVSGERPVSVADPNGLAAANRDILRLFNASPALRGPLGFHRFGTAALCDLTAARSMMPTDNFRHTRFEQAGGCNAPALAARLLPASAPCPSCPVGCVQRTGDGRLLPGFDVLSHFTALIRNPDPLLAVEAVNLCARLGLDPVSAAVSLAALAEITGRALGPERLLGLLEDTALGRGDGRLLGRGARRLAEELGKPDAAMTIKGLEIPACDPRGAYGLALAYAVSTRGACHQRALPLAHELLRKPVATDRFSFLGKARIIKLAEDQMAAADSLPACAPAFLAAGLEEYARAFTAVTGLSVAAGDLALAGERCVYQERLMLAELGFTAQDDDLPERFFREPGDQGEDFEAPPLDREEFLAARARYYRVRGLDDNGLPRRDTAEALGLAWTAS comes from the coding sequence ATGCACGGCTGGACCGGCTCCATCCTCACGGCCGACCTGACCACCCGGACCCAGGGCGTCCTGCACCCGTCCGAGGAGACCCTCCGCCTCTTCCCCGGCGGCCGGGCCCTGGCCGGTCATCTTCTGCGCCCGCGCGTCGGCCTGCCCTGGGACCACCCCGACATGCCGGTGATCTTCATGGCCGGGCCGCTCACGGGCACGGGCGCGCCCTGTTCCGGCCGCTGCCACGTGGCCTCGCGTTCCCCGCTCACCGGGGCCCCCGGCGACGCCTCCACGGGCGGCAACCTCGGCCCGGCGCTCAAGTCCGCGAGCTGGGACGGACTCGTGCTCACCGGCGCGAGCGACGCGCTCCTGGGCCTGGAAATCACCTCAGGCGGGGTGCGCTTCGTCGAGGCCGAAGCGCTCCGGGGCGCGGACACGGAGGCCGTGTTCACGGCCCTGCCCGGCTGGGATTCCTTGGCCTGCGTCGGCCCGGCGGCCGAAAACGGCGCACTCTCCGCCTCCATCGTGGTGGACCGCCTCCAGGCGGCCGAACGTTGCGGCCTGGGCCTCTGTCTGGCGGCCAAGGGCTGCAAGTACCTGGCCGTGTCCGGCGAAAGGCCGGTGTCCGTGGCCGATCCCAATGGACTGGCGGCCGCGAATCGCGACATCCTGCGGCTCTTCAACGCCTCGCCCGCCCTGCGCGGTCCCCTGGGCTTCCACCGCTTCGGCACGGCCGCGCTCTGTGATCTCACGGCGGCCCGGAGCATGATGCCCACGGACAATTTCCGCCATACCCGCTTCGAACAGGCCGGAGGCTGCAACGCCCCGGCCCTGGCCGCGCGGCTGCTGCCCGCGTCCGCGCCCTGCCCGTCCTGCCCGGTGGGCTGCGTGCAGCGGACCGGGGACGGCCGCCTCCTGCCCGGGTTCGACGTCCTGTCGCACTTCACGGCCCTGATCCGCAACCCGGACCCGCTCCTGGCCGTGGAGGCCGTGAATCTCTGCGCCCGCCTGGGCCTGGACCCGGTGTCCGCCGCCGTTTCCCTGGCCGCCCTCGCCGAAATCACCGGCCGGGCGCTCGGCCCGGAACGCCTGCTCGGGCTCCTGGAGGACACGGCCCTGGGCCGGGGCGACGGCCGCCTGTTGGGCCGGGGCGCGCGGCGGCTGGCCGAGGAACTGGGCAAGCCCGACGCGGCCATGACGATCAAGGGCCTGGAGATTCCGGCCTGCGATCCGCGCGGGGCCTATGGCTTGGCCCTGGCCTACGCCGTGAGCACGCGCGGGGCCTGTCATCAGCGGGCCCTGCCCCTGGCCCACGAACTGCTGCGCAAGCCCGTGGCCACGGACCGCTTCAGCTTCCTGGGCAAGGCCCGGATCATCAAGCTGGCCGAGGACCAGATGGCCGCCGCCGACTCCCTGCCCGCCTGCGCCCCGGCCTTTCTGGCCGCCGGGCTGGAGGAGTACGCCCGGGCCTTCACGGCGGTCACGGGCCTGTCCGTCGCGGCCGGGGATCTGGCCCTGGCGGGCGAGCGCTGCGTCTACCAGGAACGGCTCATGCTGGCGGAGCTGGGCTTCACGGCCCAGGACGACGACCTGCCCGAACGCTTCTTCCGGGAGCCCGGCGACCAGGGCGAGGACTTCGAGGCGCCGCCGCTGGACCGCGAGGAATTTCTGGCGGCCCGGGCGCGCTACTACCGCGTGCGCGGACTGGACGACAACGGCCTGCCCCGGCGGGACACGGCCGAGGCCCTGGGGCTCGCATGGACCGCATCCTGA